A DNA window from Actinomadura luzonensis contains the following coding sequences:
- a CDS encoding cellulose binding domain-containing protein, whose translation MSRSVVKIVLSLALPLVLLVGALVTPAGAAQSVRLQYRTSAPGATTAQAEPWFKLFNDGTTTIPLNQVKIRYYLTGTETYRFACSWAVVSCSTVTGQFVRQSGADQYLEVGFSSGSLAPGADTGDLQLRFYRADWQPFTQSDDYSYGSGTAYTNWDKVTVYVNGALAWGKPHGAEPTPTVTPTGTPTGGGSGGVLFDDFTYSGSSDPLLAQRGWTVRSSSGGPGVPGATWSPSALSFPGGLLTLDSRTDGTAAGTVQTELSTANRKFFEGTYAARVRFSDAPTSGPDGEHVVQTFFTITPLRYNLDPDYGELDFEYLPNGGWGEPSNILYTTSWETYQGDPWQAVNTHTEERTSFAGWHDLVIQVSGGRIRYYVDGRLFADHGDIYYPETPMWIMFNQWFIDLQAATGTRAYRQQVDWLYYSKNEVVAPAEVTSRVTAFRAAGTAFRDTVPNS comes from the coding sequence ATGTCGCGAAGTGTCGTGAAAATCGTCCTGTCCTTAGCCCTCCCGCTCGTCCTCCTCGTCGGCGCGCTGGTCACCCCCGCCGGCGCCGCCCAGTCCGTACGCCTCCAGTACCGCACCAGCGCCCCCGGCGCGACCACCGCCCAGGCCGAGCCCTGGTTCAAGCTCTTCAACGACGGCACGACCACGATCCCGCTCAACCAGGTCAAGATCCGCTATTACCTGACCGGCACGGAGACCTACCGCTTCGCCTGCTCCTGGGCGGTGGTCAGCTGCTCGACGGTGACCGGCCAGTTCGTCCGGCAGTCGGGCGCGGACCAGTACCTGGAGGTCGGGTTCAGCTCGGGGAGCCTGGCGCCCGGCGCGGACACCGGTGACCTCCAGCTCCGCTTCTACCGGGCCGACTGGCAGCCGTTCACGCAGAGCGACGACTACTCCTACGGCTCCGGCACCGCGTACACGAACTGGGACAAGGTGACGGTGTACGTCAACGGCGCGCTCGCCTGGGGCAAGCCGCACGGCGCCGAGCCCACGCCCACGGTCACGCCAACGGGCACCCCGACCGGCGGCGGCTCCGGCGGCGTGCTGTTCGACGACTTCACCTACTCCGGCTCGTCCGACCCGCTGCTCGCGCAGCGCGGCTGGACCGTCCGGTCCAGCTCGGGCGGCCCCGGCGTGCCCGGCGCGACCTGGTCGCCGTCGGCGCTCTCGTTCCCCGGCGGCCTGCTCACGCTCGACTCCCGCACGGACGGCACCGCCGCCGGCACCGTGCAGACCGAGCTGTCCACCGCGAACCGCAAGTTCTTCGAGGGCACCTACGCCGCCCGCGTGCGCTTCTCCGACGCCCCCACGAGCGGCCCCGACGGCGAGCACGTCGTGCAGACGTTCTTCACCATCACCCCGCTCCGCTACAACCTGGACCCCGACTACGGCGAGCTCGACTTCGAGTACCTGCCGAACGGCGGCTGGGGCGAGCCGTCGAACATCCTCTACACCACGAGCTGGGAGACCTACCAGGGCGACCCCTGGCAGGCCGTCAACACCCACACCGAGGAGCGGACGAGCTTCGCCGGCTGGCACGACCTGGTCATCCAGGTCTCCGGCGGCCGGATCAGGTACTACGTGGACGGGCGGCTGTTCGCCGACCACGGCGACATCTACTACCCCGAGACGCCCATGTGGATCATGTTCAACCAGTGGTTCATCGACCTCCAGGCCGCCACGGGCACCCGTGCCTACCGCCAGCAGGTCGACTGGCTCTACTACAGCAAGAACGAGGTCGTGGCGCCCGCCGAGGTGACCAGCCGCGTCACCGCGTTCCGCGCCGCCGGCACCGCCTTCCGCGACACCGTACCCAACTCCTGA
- a CDS encoding carbohydrate ABC transporter permease: MRRLLLNAAALAVLVTTIFPVYWMFLTAFKPTRDIQAATPTFWPEHPTLEHFVTAVNAPGFWTYWRNSLVVTVAAVLVALVVAILAAFAVARMRWRGRAGFVVAVFAAQMAPWEALLVPVFIIARDSGLLDSLAMLTGVYFMITLPFTIVTLRGFLAAIPLELEEAAQVDGCSRPAAFRRVVFPLLAPGLMATSLFGFITAWNEFAFVNVLIIKDQDKRTLPVWLSSFRDVFGTDWGATMAAASLFALPALLLFLFLQRRVGAGMTAGAVKG, from the coding sequence GTGAGGCGGCTCCTGCTGAACGCGGCGGCGCTCGCCGTGCTGGTGACGACGATCTTCCCGGTGTACTGGATGTTCCTGACGGCGTTCAAGCCGACCAGGGACATCCAGGCGGCCACCCCCACGTTCTGGCCCGAGCACCCGACGCTGGAGCACTTCGTCACCGCCGTCAACGCCCCGGGCTTCTGGACCTACTGGCGCAACAGCCTCGTCGTCACGGTCGCGGCGGTGCTGGTCGCGCTCGTGGTGGCGATACTGGCGGCGTTCGCGGTGGCCCGGATGCGGTGGCGGGGGCGGGCCGGGTTCGTGGTCGCGGTGTTCGCGGCGCAGATGGCGCCGTGGGAGGCGCTGCTGGTGCCGGTGTTCATCATCGCGCGCGACAGCGGGCTGCTGGACTCGCTGGCCATGCTGACCGGCGTCTACTTCATGATCACGCTGCCGTTCACGATCGTGACGCTGCGCGGTTTCCTCGCCGCGATCCCGCTCGAACTGGAGGAGGCGGCGCAGGTGGACGGCTGCTCCCGGCCGGCCGCCTTCCGGCGGGTGGTGTTCCCGCTGCTGGCCCCGGGGCTGATGGCGACGTCGCTGTTCGGGTTCATCACGGCCTGGAACGAGTTCGCCTTCGTCAACGTGCTCATCATCAAGGACCAGGACAAGCGCACCCTGCCGGTGTGGCTGTCGTCCTTCCGCGACGTGTTCGGCACCGACTGGGGGGCCACGATGGCGGCGGCGAGCCTGTTCGCGCTGCCCGCGTTGCTGCTCTTCCTGTTCCTGCAGCGGCGGGTGGGCGCCGGGATGACGGCGGGGGCGGTCAAGGGCTGA
- a CDS encoding sugar isomerase domain-containing protein codes for MTINPEEYADHVAALVQAIPADPELDRAADLFTKALTAGGVIQAFGSGHSEAVAMEIAGRAGGLVPTNRLALRDIVLHGDAPRAELDRYDLERDPAVARTILDLAPVQPHDLFVIISNSGVNGVVVELATLVKERGHDLIAITSRAHSDAVPSRHPSGRRLADLADVVLDNRAPYGDAVLPLPGGGAVGAVSTITSALLAQLVVARTVRNLLDAGETPPVYLSANVPEGDAHNLRLEALYAGRIRRGA; via the coding sequence ATGACGATAAACCCAGAAGAGTACGCCGACCACGTCGCCGCCCTCGTCCAGGCCATCCCCGCCGACCCCGAGCTGGACCGCGCCGCCGACCTGTTCACCAAGGCGCTCACGGCGGGCGGCGTCATCCAGGCGTTCGGCTCGGGCCACTCCGAGGCCGTCGCCATGGAGATCGCCGGCCGGGCCGGCGGCCTCGTCCCCACCAACCGGCTCGCGCTGCGGGACATCGTCCTTCACGGCGACGCCCCCCGCGCCGAGCTGGACCGCTACGACCTCGAACGCGACCCGGCCGTCGCCCGCACGATCCTCGACCTGGCCCCCGTCCAGCCGCACGACCTGTTCGTGATCATCTCCAACTCGGGCGTCAACGGCGTGGTCGTGGAGCTGGCCACGCTGGTCAAGGAGCGCGGTCACGACCTCATCGCGATCACCTCGCGCGCCCACAGCGACGCCGTCCCCTCCCGCCACCCCTCGGGCCGCCGGCTCGCCGACCTCGCCGACGTCGTCCTCGACAACCGCGCCCCCTACGGCGACGCGGTGCTCCCGCTTCCCGGCGGCGGCGCCGTCGGAGCCGTCTCCACCATCACCTCCGCGCTGCTGGCCCAGCTCGTCGTGGCCCGCACCGTGCGCAACCTGCTCGACGCGGGCGAGACCCCGCCGGTGTACCTCTCCGCGAACGTGCCGGAGGGCGACGCCCACAACCTCAGGCTCGAAGCGCTCTACGCCGGCCGCATCCGGCGCGGCGCCTGA
- a CDS encoding extracellular solute-binding protein encodes MKNRFLALAAVFALAACGASEQPQSSSGPVKLTVWIMDGSVTQDLLKSFETEYEAAHKGVDLDLQIQAWDGIGERVTAALASTDAPDVIEVGNTQVAQYSASGGVTDLTGRIADLKGEDWLPGLAQPGNIDGKQYGIPWYAANRVVVYNKDLWAKAGVKEPPKTREEWLAVTAKLNKGGDQGIYLTGQTWYALAGFVWDEGGDLAVQEGGKWKGALDTPQALAGMDFYKRLQALGKGPKDADEANPPQHEVFAQGKVGQIIAVPGVAARVLEVEPGMKGKMGFFPIPGKTADRPGTVFTGGSDLVIPAASKRQEQAYELVKALAGEKFQTELAKTMSFVPNRTSLAGVLSGDEGTAAMAAGAANGRATPNTPNWAAVEATSVIKQYMTAVLTGGDPATEAKKVSAAITTTLNSGS; translated from the coding sequence GTGAAGAACCGATTCCTGGCGCTGGCGGCCGTGTTCGCGCTGGCCGCCTGCGGCGCCTCGGAGCAGCCCCAGAGCTCCTCCGGCCCCGTCAAGCTGACCGTCTGGATCATGGACGGCAGCGTCACGCAGGACCTGCTGAAGTCGTTCGAGACCGAGTACGAGGCCGCGCACAAGGGCGTGGACCTCGACCTCCAGATCCAGGCCTGGGACGGCATCGGCGAACGCGTCACCGCCGCCCTGGCCAGCACCGACGCCCCCGACGTGATCGAGGTCGGCAACACCCAGGTCGCCCAGTACTCCGCCAGCGGCGGCGTCACCGACCTGACCGGCAGGATCGCCGACCTCAAGGGCGAGGACTGGCTGCCCGGCCTCGCCCAGCCCGGCAACATCGACGGCAAGCAGTACGGCATCCCGTGGTACGCCGCCAACCGCGTCGTCGTCTACAACAAGGACCTGTGGGCCAAGGCCGGCGTCAAGGAGCCGCCGAAAACCCGCGAGGAGTGGCTGGCGGTCACCGCCAAGCTCAACAAGGGCGGCGACCAGGGCATCTACCTGACCGGCCAGACCTGGTACGCCCTGGCCGGCTTCGTCTGGGACGAGGGCGGCGACCTCGCCGTCCAGGAGGGCGGCAAGTGGAAGGGCGCCCTCGACACCCCGCAGGCGCTCGCCGGGATGGACTTCTACAAGCGGCTCCAGGCCCTCGGCAAGGGCCCGAAGGACGCCGACGAGGCCAACCCGCCGCAGCACGAGGTGTTCGCGCAGGGCAAGGTCGGGCAGATCATCGCCGTCCCCGGCGTCGCCGCCCGGGTACTGGAGGTCGAGCCGGGGATGAAGGGCAAGATGGGCTTCTTCCCCATCCCGGGCAAGACCGCCGACCGGCCCGGCACGGTCTTCACCGGCGGCTCCGACCTCGTCATCCCGGCCGCCTCCAAGCGGCAGGAGCAGGCGTACGAGCTGGTCAAGGCCCTGGCCGGGGAGAAGTTCCAGACCGAGCTGGCCAAGACGATGAGCTTCGTGCCCAACCGCACGTCGCTGGCCGGCGTCCTGTCCGGCGACGAGGGCACCGCCGCCATGGCCGCCGGCGCCGCCAACGGCCGCGCCACCCCCAACACCCCCAACTGGGCCGCCGTCGAGGCCACCTCGGTGATCAAGCAGTACATGACCGCCGTGCTCACCGGCGGCGACCCCGCGACGGAGGCGAAGAAGGTGTCGGCGGCCATCACCACCACGCTGAACAGCGGATCCTGA
- a CDS encoding carbohydrate ABC transporter permease gives MRERTSSLWPYLLIAPAVAGGAFLLLYPLLKAAVISFQHFRMGELIRGGATLAGLDNYAELLAGDEFWTVLGRTAAWTAINVVLIVTLSTGVALMLVRLGRVLRLALMSALALAWATPIIAATTVFQWLFQSELGVVNWLLVTLGFDSFRGYTWFADGTATFAVLVVLVVWQSVPFAALTLYAGLTTIPAELYESARIDGGTGPQIFLKVTLPMLRQLFALVASLEVIWVAKCFPQIWVLSQGGPDGATTTLPVYAFKVARVLHRYDLGSAVAMLTVVILAVALVSNLRRMVRQ, from the coding sequence ATGCGGGAAAGGACGTCCTCCCTCTGGCCCTACCTGCTCATCGCGCCCGCGGTGGCAGGCGGGGCCTTCCTCCTGCTGTATCCGCTGCTCAAGGCGGCGGTGATCTCCTTCCAGCACTTCCGGATGGGCGAGCTGATCAGGGGCGGCGCGACCTTGGCCGGCCTGGACAACTACGCCGAGCTGCTGGCCGGCGACGAGTTCTGGACGGTGCTGGGCCGCACCGCCGCCTGGACCGCGATCAACGTGGTGCTCATCGTGACGCTGTCCACGGGCGTGGCGCTCATGCTGGTGCGGCTCGGCCGCGTGCTGCGCCTGGCCCTGATGAGCGCGCTGGCCCTGGCCTGGGCCACGCCCATCATCGCGGCCACGACCGTCTTCCAGTGGTTGTTCCAGTCGGAGCTGGGCGTGGTCAACTGGCTGCTGGTCACGCTCGGGTTCGACTCCTTCCGCGGCTACACGTGGTTCGCCGACGGCACGGCCACGTTCGCGGTGCTGGTGGTCCTCGTCGTGTGGCAGTCGGTGCCGTTCGCCGCGCTCACCCTCTACGCCGGGCTCACCACGATCCCGGCCGAGCTGTACGAGTCGGCCCGCATCGACGGCGGCACCGGCCCGCAGATCTTCCTCAAGGTCACCCTGCCCATGCTGCGGCAGCTCTTCGCCCTGGTCGCCTCGCTGGAGGTGATCTGGGTGGCCAAGTGCTTCCCGCAGATCTGGGTGCTCAGCCAGGGCGGCCCGGACGGCGCCACCACCACCCTGCCGGTGTACGCGTTCAAGGTGGCCCGCGTGCTGCACCGCTACGACCTCGGCTCGGCGGTCGCCATGCTCACGGTGGTCATCCTGGCCGTGGCCCTGGTCAGCAACCTGCGAAGGATGGTGCGCCAGTGA